The genomic window GGTGGTGCTATTGTGGTTGAAAATCTTCAAGAAGCTTTTGATGTATCTAATTATCTGGCACCAGAACATTTAGAAATCTTAGTTGAAAATCCTTTAAATACTTTACCACTTATTCATAATGCTGGTTCAATATTTTTAGGAGAATATACACCAGAACCATTAGGTGATTACATGTCAGGAACAAACCATGTTTTACCAACTGGTGGAACTGCTAAATTTTATAGTGCTTTAGGTGTTTATGATTTTGTTAAATATTCATCTTATAGTTATTATCCAAAACAAGTGTTATCAACATTCCAGGAAGATGTTATTCAATTTGCTAAATTAGAAGGTTTAGATGCTCATGCAAATAGTGTTGCTGTAAGGTTTGAGGAGGATTAATATGCGTATTTCTACAATTGAAAGAAAGACTCATGAAACAAAAATAACAATGACTCTTAATCTTGATGGTTCAGGAATTGCTCATATTGATACAGGGGTTGGATTTCTTGATCATATGTTGGAATTGTTAGCATTTCATAGCCAATTTGATTTAGATGTTCAATGCATTGGAGATTTAAAAGTAGATAGTCATCATACTGTCGAAGATTTAGGAATTGTTTTAGGACAATGTCTTTTAGAAGCGTTAGGTGATAAAAAAGGAATTACACGTTATGGTCAAATGAGTATTCCAATGGATGAAACATTAGTCACCACTACATTAGATTTGAGTGGACGTCCTTATTTAGTTTATCAGGCTGAACTTAAAACTCAGCTTTTAGGAAATTATGAGACTGAAATGACCAAAGAATTTTTTAAAGCTGTCAGTGATCATGCTTTAATGACACTACATATTCAGGAATTATATGGTGAAAATACACACCATATTATTGAAGCTATGTTTAAAAGCTTTGCTAGAGCATTAAAACAAGCAGTAACAATTGATGAAAAGAATAAAAATCTTGTTGTTTCATCTAAAGGAGTTTTATAAATGAAAGGGGTGTATGATCTTGGTTGTCATTATTGATTATAATGTTGGGAATTTAAAAAGTGTTCAAAATGCTTTTTTAAGAATAGGGGTAGAGACAATTGTTAGTCGTGATCATGATGTGATTCGTCAGGCTCAAGGGATTGTTTTGCCAGGTGTTGGGACTTTTCCAGTGGCAATGGAAAATCTTGAAAAATATCAATTAATTGATATTCTTCAGGAAAGAAAAGATGCAGGGATTCCGATTTTAGGAATTTGTTTAGGAATGCAGATTCTTTTTGAAAAAGGATTGGAAATTAAAGAAACCAAAGGTCTGGGATTTTTACAGGGTGAAGTGAAGAAAATGGAAGTTGATGAAAAGATTCCACATATGGGATGGAATGAATTATGTTTTTGTCAGCAACATCCTTTATTAAAATATATTCATGAAAAAGATTATGTTTATTTTGTTCATTCTTTTATGGCTTTTCCTGCTGATGATGAACTTATTGCTTATTGTGATTATGGTGGTCAAAAAGTAACCGCAATTGTTGCTAAGAATAATGTCATGGGTTGTCAGTTTCATCCTGAAAAAAGTGGTGAAGTCGGAAAACACATTTTATTGGCATTTAAGGAGATGATATCATGATACTTATACCTGCAATTGATTTAAAAGATGGTGAAGCTGTTCGTTTATATAAAGGTGATTATCAACAAAAAAGTGTGTATTCTTCTCATCCTGAGGAGATTGCTCTTGCCTTTGAAAAGATGGGAGCAGATTATTTACATGTTGTTGATTTAGATGGGGCAAAAGATGGCATGACTTCTAATTTAAAAACAATTCAAAAGATTCGACAAGTTCTCTCTATTCCAATGGAATTAGGTGGCGGTATTAGAGATATGGCAACTGTTGATTTATATTTAAATGAGATAGGAATTGACCGTGTTATTTTAGGAACAGCTGCTATTGAAAATCCAACTTTTTTAAAAACAGCACTGCAAAAATATGGCCCACAAAGAATTGTTGTTGGCGTTGATGTTAAAGATGGTTTTGTTGCAACATCAGGCTGGCTTGTGAATACTCAGACACATTATCTTGATTTCTTAAAAGAATTAGAAAAAATTGGTGTAGAATATATTGTTTGTACAGATATTTCTAAAGACGGGACACTGTCAGGTCCATCATTTGATTTATATGAAGATATTCATCAGAAAAGTTCTATTCAATTTGTGGTATCTGGTGGAATTAAAGATGCACAGGATATTTACAAAGTGAATCAAAAGGG from Candidatus Stoquefichus sp. SB1 includes these protein-coding regions:
- the hisB gene encoding imidazoleglycerol-phosphate dehydratase HisB: MRISTIERKTHETKITMTLNLDGSGIAHIDTGVGFLDHMLELLAFHSQFDLDVQCIGDLKVDSHHTVEDLGIVLGQCLLEALGDKKGITRYGQMSIPMDETLVTTTLDLSGRPYLVYQAELKTQLLGNYETEMTKEFFKAVSDHALMTLHIQELYGENTHHIIEAMFKSFARALKQAVTIDEKNKNLVVSSKGVL
- the hisH gene encoding imidazole glycerol phosphate synthase subunit HisH, which encodes MVVIIDYNVGNLKSVQNAFLRIGVETIVSRDHDVIRQAQGIVLPGVGTFPVAMENLEKYQLIDILQERKDAGIPILGICLGMQILFEKGLEIKETKGLGFLQGEVKKMEVDEKIPHMGWNELCFCQQHPLLKYIHEKDYVYFVHSFMAFPADDELIAYCDYGGQKVTAIVAKNNVMGCQFHPEKSGEVGKHILLAFKEMIS
- the hisA gene encoding 1-(5-phosphoribosyl)-5-[(5-phosphoribosylamino)methylideneamino]imidazole-4-carboxamide isomerase — translated: MILIPAIDLKDGEAVRLYKGDYQQKSVYSSHPEEIALAFEKMGADYLHVVDLDGAKDGMTSNLKTIQKIRQVLSIPMELGGGIRDMATVDLYLNEIGIDRVILGTAAIENPTFLKTALQKYGPQRIVVGVDVKDGFVATSGWLVNTQTHYLDFLKELEKIGVEYIVCTDISKDGTLSGPSFDLYEDIHQKSSIQFVVSGGIKDAQDIYKVNQKGYYGCIVGKAYYEGKIDLKEVITCLQKESFPV